One genomic window of Medicago truncatula cultivar Jemalong A17 chromosome 1, MtrunA17r5.0-ANR, whole genome shotgun sequence includes the following:
- the LOC11422879 gene encoding long chain acyl-CoA synthetase 6, peroxisomal → MDPTPTAQRRLKAINAHLITAVEDNSSDHLQSNPTAGEFFSEQGYSVVLPEKLQTGKWNVYRSVRSPLKLMNRFPDHPEVGTLHDNFVRAVDTFRDYKYLGTRVRVDGTVGEYKWMTYGEAGTARSAIGSGLIHYGIPKGAGIGLYFINRPEWLIVDHACSAYSYISVPLYDTLGPDAVKYIVNHALVQVIFCVSQTLNSLLSYLSEIPTVRLIVVVGGIDDQIPSLPSSDGVQIISYTKLFSQGRSNLQPFCPPKPEDVATICYTSGTTGTPKGAVLTHENFIANVAGATIDEKFNPSDVYISYLPLAHIYERANQVMTVYFGMAVGFYQGDNLKLMDDLAALRPTVFCSVPRLYNRIYAGIINAVKTSGGLKERLFNAAYNAKRQALLHGKNPSPMWDRLVFNKIKEKLGGRVRLMVSGASPLSPDVMEFLKICFGGRVTEGYGMTETTCVISCIDNGDRLGGHVGSPNPACEIKLVDVPEMNYTSDDQPNPRGEICVRGPIIFQGYYKDEAQTREVIDEEGWLHTGDIGTWIAGGRLKIIDRKKNIFKLAQGEYIAPEKIENVYVKCNFVAQCFIYGDSFNSSLVSVVSVDPDVMKAWAASQNIVYNDLTQLCNDPRAKAAVLAEMDAVGREAQLRGFEFAKAVFLVAEPFAMENGLLTPTMKIKRPQAKEYFGKAISDMYSELSKSDPSQKPL, encoded by the exons ATGGATCCCACACCTACAGCGCAACGTCGTCTCAAAGCTATCAATGCCCACCTCATCACCGCCGTCGAAGATAACTCTTCCGATCATCTTCAATCTAATCCCACCGCCGGCGAGTTCTTCTCCG AGCAAGGGTATAGTGTTGTACTCCCAGAGAAACTGCAGACAGGAAAGTGGAACGTGTATAG ATCCGTACGCTCTCCTCTGAAGCTGATGAACCGCTTCCCTGATCATCCTGAAGTTGGTACACTGCATGATAATTTTGT GCGCGCAGTTGACACTTTTCGGGATTACAAATATTTGGGAACTCGTGTTCGTGTTGATGGAACAGTTGGGGA GTACAAATGGATGACATACGGAGAAGCAGGTACTGCTCGGTCGGCAATAGGTTCTGGTTTGATTCATTATGGAATCCCAAAG GGTGCTGGCATTGGGTTGTATTTTATTAACAGACCTGAGTGGCTCATTGTTGATCATGCTTGCTCTGCATATTCATACATATCGGTGCCTTTATATGACACTCTCG GTCCTGATGCTGTCAAATATATTGTTAACCATGCTCTGGTGCAAGTTATATTTTGTGTCTCTCAAACATTAAATTCA TTGCTGAGCTACTTGTCTGAAATTCCAACTGTGCGTCTTATTGTG GTAGTTGGAGGTATAGATGATCAAATTCCATCACTTCCATCATCAGATGGAGTTCAAATTATTTCATATACAAAGCTTTTTAGTCAG GGACGCAGCAATCTTCAGCCCTTTTGCCCCCCAAAGCCTGAGGATGTTGCAACCATTTGCTATACAAGTGGCACAACTGGAACCCCAAAG GGTGCCGTCTTGACCCATGAAAACTTCATTGCAAATGTTGCCGGGGCCACTATAGATGAAAAATTCAACCCTTCAGACGT TTATATATCCTATCTTCCTTTGGCACACATTTATGAGCGAGCGAATCAAGTCATGACAGTATATTTTGGCATGGCAGTGGGATTCTACCAGGGG GATAATCTGAAATTAATGGATGACCTAGCAGCTCTAAGACCTACTGTCTTCTGTAGCGTTCCTCGCCTATATAATAGAATATATGCTGG TATTATTAATGCTGTTAAAACATCTGGTGGTCTGAAGGAGAGGCTTTTCAATGCTGCTTACAATGCTAAAAGGCAGGCATTATTGCATG GCAAGAACCCATCTCCAATGTGGGACAGATTAGTTTTcaacaagataaaagaaaaacttgGAGGACGAGTTCGTCTTATGGTATCAGGTGCCTCACCTTTATCGCCTGATGTCATGGAATTTTTAAAGAT TTGCTTTGGTGGGAGAGTGACTGAAGGTTATGGAATGACTGAGACTACTTGTGTTATAAGCTGCATTGATAACGGTGACAGACTTGGTGGTCACGTTGGTTCTCCAAATCCAGCCTGTG AGATAAAACTTGTAGACGTTCCGGAAATGAACTATACATCTGATGATCAGCCCAACCCCCGCGGTGAAATTTGTGTCAGGGGTCCCATTATTTTTCAAGGTTATTACAAAGATGAAGCTCAAAC GAGAGAAGTCATCGATGAAGAGGGATGGTTGCATACCGGAGATATTGGGACATGGATAGCTGGCGGtcgtctcaaaataattgatag GAAGAAGAATATCTTTAAATTGGCACAAGGCGAGTACATTGCTCCAGAGAAGATAGAAAATGTATATGTCAAATGCAATTTTGTGGCACAGTGCTTTATATATG GTGATAGTTTTAATTCTTCTTTGGTATCTGTTGTCTCGGTGGATCCTGATGTCATGAAAGCATGGGCTGCTTCCCAAAACATAGTG TATAATGATTTAACACAACTTTGCAATGATCCAAGAGCAAAGGCAGCTGTTTTGGCTGAGATGGATGCTGTTGGACGCGAAGCTCAA CTTAGAGGTTTTGAATTTGCAAAAGCGGTCTTTTTGGTGGCTGAACCATTTGCGATGGAAAATGGTCTGCTGACTCCGACAATGAAG ATTAAGAGGCCTCAAGCGAAAGAATACTTTGGCAAAGCAATATCTGATATGTATAGCGAGCTCTCAAAATCCGACCCTTCTCAGAAACCCTTGTGA